A genome region from Vibrio tapetis subsp. tapetis includes the following:
- a CDS encoding RNA polymerase sigma factor FliA, with amino-acid sequence MNKALTYDQFGNPGNQSAFLERYSGLVKRIAHHLIGRLPPNVLVDDLIQSGMIGLIEAQQNYDGTKGASFETYAGIRIRGAMLDEMRRGDWVPRSVHKSNRTISQAINELESKLTRDPTDAEVAKHLNMSLEQYHNALTDINCSRLVGIEDLGVSEDAISPHEASEDNLPFKGVADESFRQALVDSIKTLPEREALVLSLYYDEELNLKEIGEVLDVSESRVSQIHSQSMQRLRAKLSAWTINE; translated from the coding sequence GTGAATAAGGCGCTAACATATGATCAATTTGGGAACCCAGGAAACCAGTCTGCGTTTCTTGAGCGTTATTCAGGTTTAGTCAAAAGGATTGCGCACCACCTCATTGGTCGATTACCACCGAATGTACTTGTCGATGACCTGATTCAATCAGGCATGATTGGTCTAATCGAAGCTCAGCAAAATTACGATGGAACCAAAGGTGCCAGCTTTGAAACCTATGCTGGTATCCGGATTCGTGGTGCCATGTTAGATGAAATGCGTCGAGGCGATTGGGTGCCACGATCAGTGCATAAAAGCAATAGAACCATCAGTCAGGCGATAAATGAGCTAGAATCAAAATTGACGCGTGATCCAACTGATGCAGAAGTAGCCAAACACTTAAATATGTCGTTAGAACAGTATCATAATGCGTTAACTGATATAAACTGTTCAAGACTAGTAGGAATTGAGGACCTAGGTGTATCAGAAGATGCCATTTCACCACACGAAGCATCGGAAGATAACTTACCATTCAAGGGGGTAGCCGATGAGTCGTTTCGACAAGCTTTGGTTGATTCGATTAAGACGCTCCCAGAAAGAGAAGCTCTAGTTCTTTCTCTCTATTATGATGAAGAGCTAAATTTAAAAGAAATTGGGGAAGTATTAGACGTAAGTGAATCTCGCGTAAGTCAAATACATAGCCAATCAATGCAACGTTTACGTGCCAAACTTAGTGCGTGGACAATCAATGAGTAA
- a CDS encoding MinD/ParA family protein — protein sequence MNKDMIHDQASGLRRLTKPTQTKVISVTGGKGGVGKTNVTLGLAISMARAGKKVVVLDADLGLANVDVMLGIRPKRNLSHVLAGECDLQDAMVEGPHGVKIIPATSGSKGMTELSPAQHAGLIRAFGSIEEEIDILLVDTAAGISDMVISFSRAAQDVLVVVCDEPTSITDAYALIKLLSREHQVQRFKIVANMVRSYREGRELFAKLTLVTERFLNVSLELVACIPLDDKVRQAVKKQKIVVDAFPRSPAALALSSLANKALTWPIPKTPSGHLEFFVERLLNNAEVSGEPFGE from the coding sequence ATGAATAAAGATATGATACATGACCAAGCAAGCGGCCTCCGTCGCTTAACGAAGCCAACACAAACTAAGGTGATTTCGGTTACTGGTGGTAAAGGCGGCGTAGGTAAAACAAATGTAACGCTCGGGCTGGCTATTTCGATGGCGAGAGCGGGTAAAAAAGTGGTCGTACTTGATGCGGATCTCGGGCTAGCAAATGTCGACGTTATGCTTGGTATTCGACCAAAAAGAAACTTAAGCCACGTATTGGCAGGCGAATGTGATCTTCAAGATGCGATGGTTGAAGGCCCGCATGGGGTGAAAATTATTCCTGCGACATCGGGCTCAAAAGGCATGACGGAACTTAGCCCAGCGCAACACGCTGGGTTAATTCGCGCATTTGGCAGTATCGAAGAAGAAATTGATATTCTTTTGGTCGATACAGCAGCGGGTATTTCTGATATGGTTATCAGCTTTTCGCGAGCAGCTCAGGACGTTTTAGTTGTGGTTTGTGATGAACCCACGTCAATTACTGATGCGTATGCTTTAATTAAGCTATTAAGCCGTGAACATCAGGTACAACGCTTTAAAATTGTTGCTAATATGGTGAGAAGCTACCGTGAAGGCCGAGAATTATTCGCAAAGTTGACCTTGGTCACAGAGCGATTTCTCAATGTGAGCCTCGAGCTCGTAGCATGTATCCCACTAGATGATAAGGTTAGACAAGCAGTTAAAAAGCAAAAAATAGTGGTGGATGCTTTCCCTCGCTCGCCTGCTGCACTAGCATTAAGTTCATTAGCCAATAAAGCGTTGACATGGCCAATCCCTAAAACTCCAAGTGGACACTTAGAGTTTTTTGTAGAGCGGCTATTAAATAACGCAGAAGTTTCAGGAGAGCCGTTTGGTGAATAA
- the flhF gene encoding flagellar biosynthesis protein FlhF: MKIKRFFAKDMRSALMQVKEELGSEAVIMSNKKVTGGVEIVAAVDGDTAAPAGKRPNETNRYSSSQPSNQVKASGGRRDLQDDRVSIGGQASGSMTKRFANMLKQYSQGADEDNETSRGTEADSLQALLKRQSPDQRDNKGYGQNRGNAGGQSLAEESGLARLLGQSESSQQRGAPRLDPTRYDKNAPAASKRSDEELETMREEMTSIRRLLEHQVSGLMWQEVERREPLRAMLIKRLERMGVSQGLADQMACYIPEETPPIHAWKALLSLIADQINTPKDDILRRGGVVALLGPTGVGKTTTIAKLAARAAMEYGADNVALVTTDTYRIGAHEQLSIYGRIMGCPVRVAKDSTQLAEVIYQLRNRRLILIDTAGMGQRDVRLSEQLDTLMQESGEVISSYLVLPTTAQRKVLQETIDHFKRIPLSGCILTKLDESLSLGEVISVVIENAMPIAYIANGQRVPEDIVIAQPKYMLAKANELLEKSAEDEPHYWNSDSEEL; this comes from the coding sequence TTGAAAATTAAACGATTTTTTGCCAAAGATATGCGAAGCGCGTTGATGCAAGTGAAAGAAGAGCTTGGATCTGAAGCGGTGATCATGTCGAATAAAAAAGTTACTGGCGGTGTAGAGATCGTAGCGGCAGTTGATGGTGATACCGCCGCTCCTGCGGGAAAACGTCCTAATGAGACGAACCGTTATTCAAGTTCTCAGCCTTCCAATCAAGTTAAAGCATCAGGCGGTCGCCGTGACCTTCAAGACGATAGAGTCAGTATTGGTGGGCAAGCTTCAGGCTCAATGACAAAACGCTTTGCCAACATGTTGAAGCAATATAGCCAAGGTGCAGACGAAGACAATGAAACCAGCAGAGGCACAGAGGCTGATTCTTTGCAGGCACTATTGAAACGCCAGTCTCCGGACCAACGTGACAATAAAGGTTATGGTCAAAATAGAGGTAACGCTGGTGGTCAGTCGTTAGCTGAAGAATCAGGTTTAGCTCGGTTATTAGGGCAAAGTGAATCAAGTCAGCAACGAGGAGCTCCACGTCTCGATCCTACTCGTTATGATAAAAACGCACCTGCAGCAAGTAAACGCTCTGATGAAGAGCTAGAAACAATGCGTGAAGAGATGACCTCAATAAGACGTTTGTTGGAGCATCAAGTATCAGGTTTGATGTGGCAAGAAGTCGAACGTCGTGAGCCATTACGTGCGATGTTGATTAAGCGACTGGAGCGGATGGGTGTCTCCCAAGGTTTAGCGGATCAAATGGCGTGCTATATCCCTGAAGAAACGCCGCCTATTCATGCGTGGAAAGCACTGCTTAGCCTTATTGCAGACCAAATTAACACCCCAAAAGACGATATATTACGTCGCGGTGGTGTCGTTGCGTTACTTGGCCCTACCGGAGTCGGTAAAACGACGACCATAGCAAAACTTGCAGCAAGAGCGGCAATGGAATATGGCGCAGATAACGTCGCTTTGGTCACAACAGACACTTATCGTATCGGGGCACATGAACAATTGTCGATTTACGGCAGAATTATGGGGTGCCCAGTAAGAGTTGCTAAAGATTCTACGCAACTGGCCGAAGTAATATATCAGCTTAGAAATCGAAGACTTATCTTAATTGATACCGCCGGAATGGGGCAGCGTGATGTCAGACTGTCGGAGCAATTAGACACATTGATGCAAGAAAGCGGTGAGGTGATCAGTAGCTATTTAGTGTTGCCGACAACCGCACAGCGTAAAGTGCTACAAGAAACCATCGATCATTTTAAACGGATTCCGTTATCTGGTTGTATATTAACGAAATTAGATGAATCTCTCAGCTTAGGTGAGGTGATCAGTGTCGTGATCGAAAATGCGATGCCGATTGCGTATATTGCGAACGGGCAGCGCGTGCCTGAAGACATTGTGATAGCTCAACCTAAGTATATGCTTGCTAAGGCAAATGAGTTGCTTGAGAAGTCAGCAGAAGATGAACCTCACTACTGGAACAGCGACTCGGAAGAACTCTAG
- the flhA gene encoding flagellar biosynthesis protein FlhA, translating to MKINLPFADKLPKLTSRTMPAIGAPVLVLSTLAMVVLPIPAIVLDLAFTFNIALAMVVLLVTIYTRRPLDFAAFPTVLLIATLMRLALNVASTRVVLLYGHEGSGAAGNVIEAFGNVVIGGNYAVGLIVFLILMIINFMVVTKGAGRISEVSARFTLDALPGKQMAIDADLNAGLIDQEQARTRRFEVTKEADFYGSMDGASKFVKGDAIAGILILFINIIGGFAIGMVQYDLSFRDAIEIYTLLTIGDGLVAQIPSLLLSIGAAMMVTRQNTDEDMGQQLVFQLFDNPKALMITAAILGVMGIVPGMPHFAFLLLAAIAGGGAYYMTKKKKEEASNPKLPTTQDSEPVSQKELSWDDVQPVDVIGLEVGYRLIPLVDREQGGELLERVKGVRKKLSQDFGFLIPAVHIRDNLELPPNSYRITLMGVAVGEAEIRADQELAINPGQVYGMVEGEATIDPAFGLEAVWVKDEQRETAQALGYTVVDSSTVLATHLSQLLTNNASQLIGHEEVQNLLEMLSRSVPKLVEGFVPEQLQLGVVVKVLQNLLNEAIPIRDVRTIVQTLSEYSSKSQEPDILTAAVRISLKRLIVQEINGIEPELPVITLIPELEQILHQTMQASGGESAGIEPGLAERLQSSLSQATHDQELKGEPAVLLTSGVLRTTLAKFVKNTIPNLRVLSYQEIPDEKQIRIVQAVGN from the coding sequence ATGAAAATTAACCTACCTTTTGCAGATAAACTGCCAAAATTGACGAGCCGAACTATGCCTGCTATTGGGGCTCCGGTATTGGTTCTATCGACGTTGGCAATGGTAGTGCTTCCTATACCTGCAATTGTTCTCGACTTAGCATTTACCTTTAACATTGCGCTGGCAATGGTTGTGTTACTTGTAACCATTTACACACGTAGGCCGTTAGATTTTGCAGCGTTTCCGACTGTCCTGTTGATAGCGACCTTGATGAGACTGGCATTGAATGTGGCGTCCACTCGTGTGGTGCTGTTGTATGGTCATGAAGGTTCAGGAGCTGCAGGGAACGTAATTGAAGCATTCGGCAACGTCGTTATTGGTGGTAACTATGCCGTTGGTCTAATTGTCTTCCTCATATTAATGATCATTAACTTCATGGTTGTTACTAAAGGTGCTGGTCGTATTTCAGAGGTAAGTGCTCGCTTTACCCTTGATGCCTTACCGGGTAAACAAATGGCGATCGATGCCGACTTGAATGCCGGGCTGATTGATCAAGAGCAAGCAAGAACTCGTCGTTTCGAAGTCACAAAAGAAGCCGATTTTTATGGTTCTATGGATGGTGCTTCTAAGTTTGTAAAAGGAGATGCAATCGCCGGTATTTTAATCCTTTTCATCAATATTATCGGTGGCTTCGCTATTGGTATGGTGCAATACGACTTATCCTTTAGAGATGCGATTGAGATCTATACCTTGTTGACCATTGGTGATGGCTTGGTTGCTCAAATACCATCATTACTCTTGTCGATTGGTGCTGCCATGATGGTAACGCGTCAAAATACCGATGAGGACATGGGGCAGCAGTTGGTTTTTCAACTGTTCGATAACCCGAAAGCTCTCATGATTACCGCTGCAATACTCGGTGTCATGGGCATCGTTCCTGGCATGCCTCACTTTGCGTTTTTATTACTGGCAGCGATTGCCGGTGGTGGTGCGTATTACATGACCAAAAAGAAGAAAGAAGAAGCCAGTAATCCTAAATTACCGACCACTCAAGATTCAGAGCCTGTTTCGCAAAAAGAGCTCTCTTGGGATGATGTTCAACCCGTCGATGTCATCGGTCTAGAAGTGGGTTACCGCCTGATCCCGTTAGTTGATAGGGAGCAAGGGGGCGAATTGCTTGAGAGGGTCAAAGGCGTACGTAAAAAGTTATCTCAAGACTTTGGATTTTTAATACCAGCAGTACATATTCGAGACAATTTAGAACTGCCACCCAACAGCTATCGAATCACACTCATGGGAGTTGCGGTTGGTGAAGCTGAAATCAGAGCCGATCAAGAACTGGCGATTAACCCAGGTCAAGTTTACGGCATGGTAGAAGGTGAGGCGACCATAGATCCTGCTTTTGGTCTTGAAGCGGTATGGGTGAAAGACGAACAAAGAGAAACGGCGCAAGCGCTTGGGTACACGGTGGTCGACTCATCCACCGTACTTGCTACGCATCTTAGCCAGTTATTAACGAACAATGCGTCTCAGCTGATCGGCCATGAAGAAGTACAGAATTTACTTGAAATGCTGTCGCGTTCAGTGCCTAAGCTAGTAGAGGGTTTTGTGCCTGAGCAACTCCAATTAGGGGTTGTGGTGAAAGTGCTGCAAAACCTATTGAATGAAGCGATCCCAATTCGAGATGTTCGAACCATAGTACAAACATTGTCGGAATATTCATCAAAGAGTCAAGAACCTGACATCCTTACCGCTGCGGTTCGTATTTCATTGAAGAGACTTATTGTCCAGGAAATCAATGGTATAGAGCCTGAGCTTCCGGTTATTACATTGATTCCTGAGCTGGAACAAATCTTGCATCAAACAATGCAAGCGTCTGGTGGTGAATCTGCAGGTATTGAACCTGGTTTGGCTGAAAGACTACAGTCTTCATTGAGCCAAGCAACTCACGATCAAGAATTAAAAGGTGAGCCAGCGGTATTGCTCACATCAGGCGTATTGAGAACCACACTGGCTAAGTTTGTGAAGAACACCATTCCAAATTTACGAGTGTTGTCTTACCAGGAAATTCCGGACGAAAAACAAATTCGGATCGTTCAAGCGGTTGGTAACTAA
- the flhB gene encoding flagellar biosynthesis protein FlhB: MADSDGQERTEDATPRRLKQARDKGQVARSKELASVSVLIVGALALMMFGDGLATGLFKIMGRFFSLSREEIYDQGKLMEIIAGALVHLILPLLLILLTLFVAAVAGAAGLGGISFSVEAAMPKASKMNPLSGLKRMVGLQSWVELLKSILKVSLVAGVAFFLIQSGREDLFQLSLDLYPANIFHALDILLNFILLISCSLLIVVAIDIPFQIWQHADQLKMTKQEIKDEFKETEGKPEVKGRIRMLQREAAQRRMMADVPQADVVVTNPEHFSVALRYDQGKDKAPVVVAKGVDHMALKIREVARAHDVYVIPAPPLARALYHSTELEQQIPDGLFTAVAQILAYVFQLKQYRRRGGERPILRKEAMDIPKDLRK; the protein is encoded by the coding sequence TTGGCAGATTCAGACGGTCAAGAACGTACAGAAGACGCCACGCCCAGGCGCTTAAAACAGGCAAGAGATAAAGGCCAGGTCGCTCGCTCAAAAGAGCTGGCTTCCGTGTCTGTTTTAATTGTAGGTGCGCTCGCCTTAATGATGTTCGGCGATGGGCTTGCCACTGGTTTGTTTAAAATCATGGGCCGTTTTTTTAGCTTGAGCCGAGAGGAGATATACGATCAAGGCAAGTTGATGGAAATCATCGCTGGCGCTTTAGTTCACTTAATCCTTCCTCTGCTCCTGATACTGCTGACATTGTTCGTGGCTGCGGTTGCTGGCGCGGCTGGGTTAGGTGGGATCAGTTTCTCTGTTGAAGCGGCGATGCCTAAGGCATCAAAAATGAACCCATTAAGCGGCTTAAAACGTATGGTCGGCTTACAGAGCTGGGTTGAGTTGTTAAAGTCCATTTTAAAAGTGTCATTAGTTGCCGGTGTCGCATTCTTCTTGATCCAATCGGGCAGAGAAGATTTGTTTCAACTCAGTTTAGATTTGTATCCTGCCAACATCTTTCACGCGTTGGACATTTTACTTAATTTCATTTTGCTGATCAGTTGTTCATTATTAATTGTGGTCGCGATAGATATCCCGTTTCAGATATGGCAACACGCTGATCAGTTAAAAATGACGAAACAAGAAATAAAAGACGAATTTAAAGAAACAGAAGGTAAGCCCGAAGTTAAAGGTCGAATCCGAATGTTGCAAAGGGAGGCCGCCCAACGTCGTATGATGGCCGATGTGCCACAAGCTGACGTTGTCGTGACTAACCCTGAGCACTTCTCCGTCGCTTTGCGCTACGATCAAGGTAAAGACAAAGCCCCGGTGGTTGTGGCTAAAGGTGTTGACCATATGGCGCTCAAAATCAGAGAAGTCGCAAGAGCTCACGATGTGTATGTGATTCCGGCTCCACCGTTAGCTCGAGCTTTATACCATTCAACCGAACTGGAACAGCAAATACCCGACGGTCTATTTACTGCTGTAGCGCAGATACTCGCTTACGTATTTCAGCTTAAGCAATATCGTAGACGTGGTGGAGAAAGGCCCATCCTGCGCAAAGAGGCGATGGATATTCCCAAAGATTTACGTAAGTAA
- the fliR gene encoding flagellar biosynthetic protein FliR → MEFPASLALDWLANYFWPYARISAMLMVMMVTGARFVSTSIRLYFGLAVTLAVMPSIPAVPQDIELLSFQGFLVTFEQLVIGVAMGTVTQFVLQSFVVLGQILGMQASLGFASMVDPANGQSTPLLGQLFMFLATMFFLATDGHLQMLQLVVMSFKTLPIGSGSLQSADYREMATWFGIIFKTALSMSLSGIIALLTINLSFGVMTRAAPQLNIFALGFSFALLVGLLICWYIISGIYTHYDMHWNTGFLQICRLIDLEC, encoded by the coding sequence ATGGAATTTCCTGCCTCTCTCGCTCTTGATTGGTTAGCCAACTACTTTTGGCCTTATGCGCGCATCTCAGCCATGCTAATGGTTATGATGGTAACGGGTGCAAGATTCGTCTCTACTAGTATAAGACTCTATTTCGGCTTGGCGGTGACCTTAGCGGTTATGCCTTCTATCCCTGCGGTTCCGCAAGATATCGAATTACTTTCTTTTCAAGGTTTTTTAGTTACTTTTGAGCAGTTGGTGATCGGAGTTGCAATGGGCACAGTGACTCAATTTGTGTTGCAATCGTTTGTGGTGCTAGGACAAATTCTTGGTATGCAAGCCAGTTTGGGTTTTGCTTCAATGGTTGACCCTGCAAATGGGCAAAGTACGCCTTTGCTTGGTCAATTGTTCATGTTTCTCGCCACCATGTTCTTTTTAGCAACAGACGGGCATCTCCAAATGCTCCAGCTGGTCGTGATGAGCTTCAAAACGTTGCCCATTGGCTCGGGTTCCTTACAAAGCGCAGACTATCGAGAAATGGCCACTTGGTTCGGAATTATTTTTAAAACGGCACTGAGTATGTCTTTGTCCGGCATTATTGCTTTGTTAACCATTAACTTATCTTTTGGTGTGATGACCAGAGCCGCGCCTCAATTGAACATATTCGCTTTAGGTTTTTCTTTCGCTCTCTTGGTTGGCTTACTGATATGTTGGTACATTATTTCAGGGATCTATACTCATTATGACATGCACTGGAATACCGGATTCCTGCAAATATGTCGGCTCATTGATCTAGAGTGTTAG
- the fliQ gene encoding flagellar biosynthesis protein FliQ, translating to MTPELFVDLFREALWMVLIMVCAIIIPSLLIGLVVAIFQAATSINEQTLSFLPRLVVTLLALMLFGHWMTRMLMDFFFELIARMPSMLY from the coding sequence ATGACTCCTGAGCTATTTGTCGACCTATTTAGAGAAGCACTTTGGATGGTGCTTATCATGGTATGTGCCATCATTATACCCAGCTTGCTGATAGGTTTGGTGGTGGCTATTTTCCAAGCGGCGACATCAATTAACGAACAAACCTTAAGTTTTTTGCCTCGTTTGGTTGTGACATTACTGGCATTGATGCTGTTTGGACATTGGATGACTCGTATGTTGATGGATTTCTTTTTTGAACTCATCGCGCGCATGCCATCCATGCTCTATTAG
- the fliP gene encoding flagellar type III secretion system pore protein FliP (The bacterial flagellar biogenesis protein FliP forms a type III secretion system (T3SS)-type pore required for flagellar assembly.) has product MKRNNILAACLAAFLFCVWTPAAFAQQELETPIAASIAGAEQLTVSAMEKEGGSSSSLLSTTGPGSGIPALTVTTNANGGEDYSINLQILALMTLLGFLPAMVILMTSFTRIVVVMSILRQAMGLQQTPSNQVIIGIAIFLTFFIMSPVIEEVNQTAIQPYVNEQVTAREAFSLAQEPMKAFMLKQTRVKDLETFVNMADIQVTSPEEVPLNVLIPAFITSELKTAFQIGFMLFLPFLIIDLVVASVLMAMGMMMLSPMIVSLPFKLMLFVLVDGWNLILSTLAGSFAI; this is encoded by the coding sequence ATGAAACGAAATAATATCCTCGCTGCCTGTTTGGCAGCGTTTCTGTTTTGTGTGTGGACGCCAGCGGCCTTTGCACAACAAGAATTGGAAACACCCATCGCAGCCTCAATAGCGGGAGCTGAGCAACTGACTGTGTCTGCGATGGAAAAAGAAGGAGGTTCGTCGAGTTCTTTACTCAGTACTACGGGTCCGGGAAGTGGAATTCCAGCCTTGACGGTGACGACAAACGCGAATGGTGGTGAAGATTATTCGATTAATCTACAGATCTTAGCGTTAATGACCTTGTTAGGCTTTTTGCCTGCAATGGTTATTTTAATGACGTCATTTACACGAATCGTTGTCGTGATGTCGATACTTCGTCAAGCCATGGGTTTGCAACAGACACCTTCTAATCAAGTGATCATTGGCATCGCCATTTTCCTGACTTTTTTTATTATGTCGCCAGTGATAGAAGAAGTGAACCAAACCGCTATTCAACCCTATGTAAATGAACAGGTTACTGCTAGAGAGGCATTTTCTCTGGCTCAAGAGCCGATGAAAGCGTTTATGTTGAAGCAAACACGGGTAAAAGATCTCGAAACGTTTGTAAATATGGCGGATATACAAGTCACCAGCCCTGAAGAAGTACCTCTTAATGTCTTGATCCCAGCTTTCATTACATCAGAGCTAAAAACGGCCTTCCAAATTGGCTTTATGCTCTTTCTACCCTTTTTGATTATAGATTTGGTGGTGGCATCGGTATTGATGGCCATGGGTATGATGATGCTTTCTCCTATGATCGTTTCATTGCCATTTAAGTTAATGCTGTTTGTGTTAGTGGACGGGTGGAATTTGATCCTCTCAACACTCGCCGGCAGTTTTGCCATATAG
- the fliO gene encoding flagellar biosynthetic protein FliO yields MSKFLSLLLLTSPVVAAENTSAASSSLGRSSTLGDVGSSSASQLDLAATFGSLVFVIIFILFLAWLLKRMRLPSMTGRDGLKIVRQLPVGTKERLMIVQAGEEQFLIGITAQSINMLSRLEKPLKDEESAPLPFASQLSQLLKKDETK; encoded by the coding sequence ATGAGCAAATTTTTGAGCTTACTGTTGTTAACTTCTCCCGTGGTCGCCGCTGAAAATACCAGTGCGGCGAGTTCGTCACTTGGTCGTTCTTCTACGTTAGGTGACGTTGGATCAAGCAGTGCGAGCCAGTTGGATCTCGCAGCAACATTTGGCTCCTTGGTGTTTGTCATTATATTTATCTTGTTCTTAGCTTGGTTGTTGAAACGGATGCGGCTTCCGAGTATGACAGGCCGAGATGGTCTTAAAATCGTGCGTCAGTTACCTGTTGGTACAAAAGAGAGGCTCATGATTGTTCAAGCAGGTGAAGAGCAGTTTCTCATTGGAATAACCGCACAGTCGATCAATATGCTGTCGCGGTTAGAAAAACCATTAAAAGATGAAGAAAGCGCGCCACTTCCATTTGCATCCCAACTCAGTCAATTGTTGAAAAAAGATGAAACGAAATAA
- the fliN gene encoding flagellar motor switch protein FliN, which yields MDPSEDQKLADEWAAALGEDPLAAETVEAETAPLEELRDEGQPITDDERRKLDTIMDIPVTISMEVGRSKISIRNLLQLNQGSVVELDRVAGESLDVLVNGTLIAHGEVVVVNDKFGIRLTDVISQTERIKKLR from the coding sequence ATGGATCCAAGTGAAGACCAAAAACTGGCCGATGAATGGGCCGCAGCTTTAGGCGAAGATCCTTTGGCGGCAGAAACTGTTGAAGCTGAAACCGCGCCATTAGAAGAGCTACGCGATGAAGGCCAACCGATAACAGACGATGAAAGGCGTAAGCTGGATACCATTATGGATATCCCAGTGACCATTTCTATGGAAGTTGGTCGTTCAAAGATCAGCATACGTAACCTTCTGCAATTAAACCAAGGTTCGGTTGTAGAACTTGACCGAGTGGCTGGCGAATCGCTGGATGTTCTGGTTAATGGAACCTTGATTGCCCATGGTGAAGTGGTTGTCGTCAATGACAAGTTCGGTATTCGTTTGACCGATGTAATCAGTCAAACAGAACGAATTAAAAAGCTTAGGTAA
- the fliM gene encoding flagellar motor switch protein FliM has translation MTDLLSQDEIDALLHGVDDVEEDDIDEVDAVPEDAVSFDFSSQDRIVRGRMPTLELINERFARHLRISLFNMLRKTAEVSINGVQMMKFGEYQNTLYVPTSLNMVRFRPLKGTALVTMEARLVFILVENFFGGDGRFHAKIEGREFTPTERRIIQLLLKIVFEDYKEAWSPVMGVEFEYLDSEVNPSMANIVSPTEVIVVSSFHIEVDGGGGDFHVVMPYSMVEPIRELLDAGVQSDKMETDVRWSSALKEEIMDVPVNFRVNLLEQDISLRDLMELRPGDIIPMVMPENATMFVEELPTYRVKMGRSGDKLAVQVSEKIKRPDVVKTDLAFLGNDMISELDNDDGQPINQSDE, from the coding sequence GTGACAGATCTATTAAGCCAAGACGAGATCGATGCACTCTTACACGGGGTGGATGATGTTGAAGAGGATGATATTGATGAGGTAGACGCCGTCCCCGAGGATGCCGTCAGTTTCGATTTTTCATCTCAAGACAGAATAGTCCGTGGTCGCATGCCGACCTTGGAACTGATTAACGAGCGTTTTGCTCGTCACCTGCGTATTAGCTTGTTTAACATGCTGAGGAAAACTGCGGAAGTGTCGATCAATGGCGTACAAATGATGAAATTTGGTGAATACCAAAATACATTGTATGTACCAACAAGTTTGAACATGGTGAGATTCCGTCCACTTAAAGGCACAGCCTTGGTGACGATGGAAGCTCGCCTAGTGTTTATTTTGGTTGAAAACTTTTTTGGTGGGGATGGCCGTTTCCATGCAAAAATTGAAGGTCGAGAATTTACGCCAACAGAAAGACGAATCATTCAGTTATTATTGAAAATTGTCTTTGAAGACTACAAAGAAGCCTGGTCACCCGTTATGGGCGTTGAGTTTGAATACTTAGACTCAGAAGTGAATCCAAGCATGGCCAACATCGTTAGCCCGACGGAAGTGATCGTCGTGAGCAGCTTTCACATCGAAGTGGATGGTGGCGGTGGCGATTTCCATGTGGTGATGCCTTATTCAATGGTAGAGCCTATTCGAGAGTTGCTTGATGCTGGTGTGCAATCAGACAAAATGGAAACTGACGTTCGTTGGAGCTCGGCACTGAAAGAAGAAATCATGGATGTGCCTGTTAACTTCCGAGTGAACCTACTAGAGCAAGACATATCGCTTAGAGATTTAATGGAACTGCGCCCTGGTGATATTATCCCAATGGTTATGCCAGAAAACGCAACCATGTTTGTGGAAGAGTTGCCAACATACCGAGTTAAAATGGGGCGCTCAGGAGATAAACTCGCGGTTCAGGTTTCCGAGAAAATTAAGCGTCCAGATGTTGTGAAAACCGATCTGGCATTTTTAGGCAACGACATGATTTCAGAACTTGATAACGATGATGGACAGCCCATCAATCAATCAGACGAATAG